One window of the Rufibacter radiotolerans genome contains the following:
- the xylA gene encoding xylose isomerase: MANLTIGDKEFFKGIGQIKFEGLESDNPLAYRWYDENRVVAGKTLKEHFKFSVAYWHSFNANGSDPFGGPTLNFAWDESSDVITRAKAKMDSAFEFITKLGMPYYCFHDVDVVDYGNDIVENERRLQTMVEYAKQKQAQSGVKLLWGTANVFSHQRYMNGASTNPDFQVLSHAGAQVKAALDATIALGGENYVFWGGREGYMTLLNTNMKREQEHLARFLHTAKDYARQQGFKGTFFIEPKPMEPTKHQYDYDCATVIGFLRQHDLLGDFKINIEVNHATLAGHTFQHELQVAADAGVLGSVDANRGDYQNGWDTDQFPNNLNELTEAMLIFLEAGGLQGGGVNFDAKIRRNSTDPADLFYAHIGGADTFARALITADNILQKSDFLKVREERYASFDGGKGKEYEQGKLTLEDLRAFAIEKGEPAVKSGRQEYLENLINRFI, translated from the coding sequence ATGGCAAATCTTACAATTGGTGACAAAGAGTTTTTCAAAGGCATAGGACAAATCAAGTTTGAAGGTCTGGAGTCTGACAACCCGCTGGCGTACCGCTGGTATGATGAAAACCGGGTGGTAGCCGGCAAAACCCTGAAAGAGCATTTCAAGTTCTCGGTGGCGTACTGGCACTCGTTCAACGCTAATGGCTCTGATCCTTTCGGGGGACCTACCCTCAACTTCGCCTGGGACGAAAGCTCAGATGTGATTACCCGCGCCAAAGCCAAAATGGATTCCGCCTTTGAGTTCATCACCAAACTGGGTATGCCTTATTACTGCTTCCATGACGTGGACGTGGTAGACTATGGCAATGACATAGTAGAAAATGAGCGCCGCCTGCAAACCATGGTGGAATACGCCAAGCAAAAGCAAGCCCAAAGCGGCGTGAAACTGCTATGGGGCACGGCTAACGTATTCTCGCACCAGCGCTACATGAACGGCGCCTCTACCAACCCAGATTTCCAGGTATTATCGCACGCCGGGGCTCAGGTGAAAGCCGCCCTGGATGCTACCATTGCCCTGGGTGGTGAGAACTATGTCTTCTGGGGAGGCCGTGAAGGCTACATGACCCTGTTGAACACCAACATGAAGCGCGAGCAGGAGCACCTGGCCCGCTTCCTGCACACGGCCAAAGATTACGCCCGCCAGCAAGGCTTCAAAGGCACGTTCTTCATTGAGCCCAAGCCCATGGAACCTACCAAGCACCAGTACGACTATGACTGCGCTACCGTGATCGGGTTCCTGCGTCAGCACGATTTACTGGGCGATTTCAAAATCAACATTGAGGTAAATCATGCCACCCTGGCGGGCCACACCTTCCAGCACGAGCTGCAGGTGGCCGCCGATGCCGGCGTTTTGGGCTCAGTGGATGCCAACCGCGGTGACTACCAGAACGGCTGGGATACCGACCAGTTCCCGAACAACCTGAACGAATTGACTGAGGCCATGCTGATCTTCCTGGAAGCTGGTGGCCTGCAGGGCGGTGGAGTGAACTTTGACGCTAAAATCAGAAGAAACTCAACTGACCCCGCAGACCTGTTTTATGCCCACATCGGCGGAGCCGACACCTTCGCCCGCGCCTTGATCACGGCAGATAACATCCTGCAAAAATCAGACTTCTTGAAAGTGCGCGAGGAGCGCTACGCTTCTTTTGACGGCGGCAAAGGAAAAGAGTATGAGCAAGGCAAACTGACCCTGGAAGACCTTAGGGCCTTCGCCATTGAGAAGGGTGAGCCAGCCGTGAAAAGTGGTCGTCAGGAATACCTGGAGAACCTCATTAACCGGTTTATTTAA
- a CDS encoding xylulokinase, whose translation MLLLGIDIGTSSVKVSVVDAATQKSLASAQFPETESKITSLQPGWAEQSPEMWWEHTQQAVKKVNASGAYNPQDIGAIGIAYQMHGLVVVDKDQQVLRDSIIWCDSRAVPYGQQALEHIGQEKALERLLNSPGNFTASKLAWVKENEPATFDRIHKIMLPGDFIAMKLTGDITTSASALSEGIFWDFQKDEVSEDVMSFFGFSKDIIPEVKPLFSEHGRVTSAVAEALGLKAGIPVSYKSGDQPNNALSLNVLNPGEVAATAGTSGVIYGVSDQLTYDPQSRVNTFAHVNYQPNAKRVGVLMNINGTGIMNSWVKENLGHGLDYPQMNAEAQKVAVGSEGLRIFPFGNGAERVFNNRIIGAQFHHLNFNLHSKAHVFRAVQEGIAFTFRYGLDIMRENGMNPKVIRAGNANMFLSPLFTEAFVNATGVPVELYQNDGSVGAALGAGIGAKAFSSPQEAFSRFERLRLIEPNQADSYEAVYQDWKALLQKQLQD comes from the coding sequence ATGCTCTTACTAGGAATAGACATAGGCACTTCTTCTGTAAAAGTATCGGTGGTAGATGCCGCCACGCAGAAGAGCCTGGCCTCTGCGCAATTTCCCGAAACGGAATCAAAGATCACCTCGCTGCAACCCGGTTGGGCCGAGCAGTCGCCCGAGATGTGGTGGGAGCATACCCAGCAGGCGGTAAAGAAAGTAAACGCTTCCGGGGCCTATAACCCCCAAGATATTGGGGCCATTGGCATCGCCTACCAAATGCACGGACTAGTGGTGGTTGACAAAGACCAACAGGTACTGCGTGATTCCATTATCTGGTGCGATAGCCGCGCGGTGCCCTATGGCCAGCAGGCCCTGGAACACATTGGCCAGGAAAAAGCCCTGGAACGCCTGCTCAACTCGCCTGGCAACTTCACCGCCTCCAAACTGGCCTGGGTCAAAGAAAACGAGCCCGCCACCTTTGACAGAATTCATAAAATCATGCTGCCCGGCGATTTCATCGCGATGAAATTGACGGGTGACATTACCACCAGCGCCTCTGCCCTGTCTGAGGGAATCTTCTGGGATTTCCAGAAAGACGAGGTGTCTGAGGATGTGATGAGCTTCTTCGGGTTTAGCAAAGACATTATTCCGGAGGTGAAGCCGCTCTTTTCAGAACACGGACGGGTGACTTCGGCGGTAGCCGAAGCGCTGGGCCTGAAAGCGGGCATTCCGGTGAGTTATAAATCAGGGGACCAGCCTAACAACGCGCTTTCTCTGAATGTGCTCAACCCCGGTGAGGTGGCGGCCACGGCCGGAACCTCGGGCGTGATTTACGGCGTGAGCGACCAACTGACCTATGACCCGCAGTCGCGGGTGAACACCTTTGCCCACGTGAACTACCAGCCCAATGCCAAGCGGGTGGGCGTGCTCATGAACATCAACGGCACGGGCATCATGAACAGCTGGGTAAAGGAAAACCTGGGCCACGGCTTGGATTACCCGCAGATGAACGCCGAGGCCCAGAAAGTGGCGGTAGGCAGCGAAGGCCTGCGCATTTTCCCTTTCGGGAACGGCGCCGAGCGCGTGTTTAACAACCGCATCATTGGTGCTCAATTCCACCATCTCAATTTCAACCTCCACTCCAAGGCGCATGTGTTCCGGGCAGTGCAGGAAGGCATCGCCTTCACGTTCAGGTACGGCCTGGACATTATGCGCGAGAACGGTATGAACCCCAAAGTGATCAGGGCCGGTAACGCCAATATGTTCCTGAGTCCTCTCTTTACGGAGGCCTTTGTGAATGCTACAGGCGTACCCGTGGAACTGTACCAGAACGATGGTAGCGTGGGGGCTGCGCTGGGTGCCGGCATAGGTGCGAAGGCCTTTTCCTCGCCGCAGGAAGCCTTTAGCCGGTTTGAGCGCCTCCGGCTCATTGAGCCAAATCAGGCGGATTCCTATGAAGCCGTTTACCAGGACTGGAAAGCGCTGCTGCAAAAACAATTACAAGACTAA